A window of Variovorax paradoxus genomic DNA:
CTGGTCCAGGTGCGGCTTGCCGTACATCGGCCGGTAGAGCGTGCGCTCCAGCAAGGCCCCGGCCAGTGCGACGACGATGAACGCCAGCGGCAGGCAGGCCAGGAACGGCAAGCCCAGCTTCTGCATGGCGAACACCGTGAGATACCCGCCGGCCATGGCGAAAGCGCCGTGCGCGAGGTTGATGAAGTTCATCAGCCCGAGCGTCACGGCCAGGCCCACGGCCAGCACGAAGAGCAGCATGCCGTAGGCGATGCCGTCGAAAAGAATGGTCAACATGTCAGCTACTCAAACACTGGCCGCGCCTCGCGGTCTCTTCGGGAAACACCGAGGAACCGGCTTCGCCGGGCCTCAGGTGTTGCCCCCGGTAGGGGGAAGGCGAAGCGACACGAAGTGCGCGCAGCCTGGGGGCGAGCTCTTTTTATTTTGCCTTGCCCGGATCCTTGACGCTCTTGATGACGTCGAACTCGACGTTGTAGAGTTGGCCGTCCTTCTTCTCGACCTTGCGCAGGTACACGTCCTGCACGATGTCGCGCGTCTGCGCGTCGATCAGCACCTGGCCGCGCGGGCTCTCGAAGACCTGGCCCTTCATGGCCGCCAGCAGCGCTTCGCCGCCGCCCTGGCCCTTGGTGGTCTTGAGCGCTTCGTAGATCACGCGCATGCCGTCATAGCCGCCCACGGCCATGAAGTTGGGGCGCATCTTCGGGTTGGCCTTCTCGAAGGCCTCGACGAACTTCTTGTTCATTGCCGACGGGTGCGCGGCCGAGTAGTGGTGCGAGGTGACCACGCCCAGCGCGCCGTCGCCCATGTCGTTGAGTTGATCGTCGTCCGTCACGTCGCCGGTGGCGATCATCTTGATGCCGGCCTTGTCCATGCCGCGCTCCAGGAACTGCTTCATGACGGCCGCGCCCGCGCCCGAGGGCACGAAGACGAACAGCGCGTCGGGCTTGGCGTCGCGCACCTTCTGCAGGAACGGGGCGAAGTCGGGGTTGCGCAGCGGCACGCGCAGCTTCTCGATCACCTTGCCGCCGTTGAGGACGAAGCGCTCGCTGAAGAACTTCTCTGCGTCGTTGCCGGGGCCGTAGTCGGCCACCAGCGTGACGACCGTCTTCACGCCGTTCTTGGGCGCCCAGTCGCCCATGGCCACCGACACCTGCGGCAGCGTGAAGCTCGAACGGATGATGTAGGGCGATGCCTCGGTGATGCTCGACGTGGCGGCGGCCATCACGACTTCGGGCGTCTTCGACTGGGTGGCGATGGGCGCCACCGCGAGTGCCAGGGGCGTCAGGCCGAAGCCGGCCAGCACGTTGACCTTGTCGTTCACCACCAGTTCCTGCGCCAGGCGCTTGGTGACGTCGGGCAGGCCGGTGTCGTCCTTGACGATCAGCTCGACCTTCTTGCCGGCCACGGTGTCGCCGTTCTGGGCCATGTACAGGCGGGCGGCGGCTTCGATCTGGCGGCCGGTGGAGGCCGACTGGCCCGTCATCGGCAGGATCAGGCCGATCTTGAACTTGTTGTCCTGGGCACTGGCCAGCGACATTGAAAGCGCGAGCGCCGACAGGGCTGCGGTCTGGATGAGATGGCGTCTTTGCATGTTTTTTCCTTCAGGGACGGAACTCGAAACCGGGGCTATTTTCAACACTTTGCAACAAACGGCGGAGCAGGCAATCACCTACCCCGCCCCGTTCGCGTGCCTTTGTTGCGCGATCAACAAATGAACTGCGCGATCATCGCGCAAGGCGGCCGTCGTCTCGGACGATTCAGCTGTCGGCGCGATAGGCGGAGTCGAGCGTGAGCGTACCCACCGCGCGTGACACGCAGGCGCAGATGCGCGTGGCCGCTGCTTTTTCGTGCTCGCTGAGGAACACGTCGCGGTGGTCGACCTCGCCGTCGACGGCAATCACGTCCATGGCGCACAGGCCGCACTCGCCGCGCTTGCAGTCCCACAGCGTCTGCACGCCGGCGGCGTCCAGCGCCTCCAGCAGCGTGCAGTCGGCAGGCACCGTGATGGCGAGGTCGTGGCGCGGAATGCGCACCTGGAACGCCTGCGTGGCCAGCCGGCCGCTGCTGCCGAAGGTCTCGAAGCGCAGGTCCTCGATGGGACGGCCCGCCGCATGCCAGGCGCGCTTGAGCGCCTCGAGCATCGGCACCGGGCCGCAGGTGTAGAGCTGCCCGCCGGGCGGCAGCGCGGCGATGGCGGCGGCGAAGTCGATGGGCGCCGAGCCTTCATGCGCCTCCACGTGCTCGCCCAGCGCTTCGCGCAGATGCGCGAGGTAGCCGAATTCGTCGGCATTGCGCGCGCCGTAGAGCATCTTCACCGGCACGCTGGCGCGCCTGGCGTGCTCGCCCAGCCGCTGCGCCATCAGCACCAGCGGCGTGATGCCGGTGCCGCCCGCCACCAGCAGGTAGCCGGGCGCGGACATGTCGAGCGCAAAGTGGTTTTGCGGCGCGCTGACCTGCAGCCGGTCGCCCTCGACCAGCCGCCACATCGCGAGCGATCCGCCACGGCCGTCGTCCAGCCGCTTGACGGCGATGCGCCAGCAGCGGCCGTCGCCCTCGCCGACCAGCGAGTAGGAGCGGGTCTGCAGCTTGCCCTGCGCCGTCATCACCTGCACCTGCAGATGGGCGCCGGGTTCATAGGCGCCGGCGAAGCCGTCGTCGGGGCGCAGTTCGAACTCGCGCACGGTGGGCGTCACGTCGCGCAGCGCGACGACCTGCGCCTGCATCCATTGAAGATCGCTTTTCATCGGGGAACAACACCAACAGGAAAGAAGGGGAAGGAAAGGAATCAGCCGCGCCGGCGAATGAGCTGCACGCCCGGCAGCGGACGCTGCTCGGCGGTTGGCGTGCCGTGCAGCGCCTCGCGCAGGTTGCGACGCGCGATGCGGCTGTGCTCACGCATCAGCGCCTCGGCGCGCGAGCCTTCGCCGGACTCGATGGCGTCGAGCACCTGGACGTGCTGGTCCTGCGCGATCACCAGCATGTCGCGCGCGGCGGGCGAATTGGCCTGCACGATGACGAAGCCCGAGGGCGACGCGAACGGCAGGTTGACCACCCGCTCCAGCTGCTGCGCAATGACCGGGCTGCCCGCCATTTCGCACAGCAGCGCATGGAAGCGCTCGTTGTGCGTCACGTAGCGCGAGAAGGCGGCGTCGTCCAGCGCCGGCTCGCGCAGCAGTTCGTCGATGCGCTGCAGGCAGGCGCGCGCTTCGCGCAGCACCACGGGCGCCGCGCCGCGCTCGGCCGCGAGCCGGGCCACCAGGCCTTCGAGCGTGCCGCGCAGCTCGATGGCGTCGGCCACGTCGCGCTCGGAAAAAGTGCGCACCGCATAGCCGCCGTTGGGCAGCGCTTCGAGCAGGCCCTCCTGCTCGAGCCGCATCAGCGCCGTGCGCACCGGCGTGCGCGACACGCCGAGCTGCTCGGAGATGGCCACTTCGGCAATGCGCGCGCCGCCGGGCAGATCGCCCGCCAGGATCATCTCGCGCAGCCGCAACTGCGCCTTCACGGCCTGCGAGCTGCCGCTGTCGGCTGGCTGTTGTTCCGCGGCGGAAGAAACCACGGCGGCCCTCATGCGGCCTGCTTCTCGCCCGGCTGCTCGGCGGGACGGATCGAGATGGCCGCGCGCGCGGGCTTTTCCTTCTCGATCATGCGGTCGATGAGCTTGCGCGCCCACATCGAACCGGCGTCGATGTTGAGGTTGTAGAACTTGTGGTCGGGGTGCTCGTCCATGGCTTTCTGCTGCGCCTCGAGCACCAGCTCGTCTTCGCGGAAGATGCCCGAGACGCCCTCGCGCAGCTCGTGCGTGAGGCGCTGCTCGCCCAGGCAGTAGTTGCGCGAGAAGGCCCAGAAGTACAGGCAGGTCTTGTCGGTCTCGGGCGTGATGGTGTTGAGCACGTAGCCGTTGACGCCCTTGCTGCGGTCGCCGGGGTTGCCGTTCTTCGGCACCGCGCCGCTGCCGGCCTCGGCCACGCCGACGTCGATGTTCACCGTGCACGGGCCCTCGAAACGGATGATCTGCCAGCGGTCGACCTTGCCCGTGTAGCCGCGCGCATGGCGGATCTGGCCGCCCCAGAAGGGCGGCGGGTCGATGCTCTCCATCCAGCGCGTGACGGTGGCCGAGCGGTCGCCGTGCGTGGCGACGAAAGGCGCCTCGGCCACCTCGCGGTTGCCGATGGACGAGCCGTGCACGAAGGTCTCGTGCGTCAGGTCCATGAGGTTGTCGACCACCAGGCGGTAGTCGCAATTGACGCGGATCATCTTGCCGTCGCCGGCCCAGGCCGGGTCGTCGTTCCAGTGCATGTCGGGCACCAGCGCCGGGTCGGCCTTGGCCGGGTCGCCGGGCCAGATCCAGACGAAGCGGTGCTTCTCGACCACCGGAAAGCTGCGCACGCAGGCCGACGGGTTGAGCGTTTCCTGGCTCGGCATGTGGGTGCAGCGGCCCTGGCTGTTGTAGACGAGGCCGTGGTAGCCGCACACCAGTTCGTCGCCTTCGAGGCGGCCCAGCGACAGCGGCATCAGGCGGTGCCAGCAGGCGTCTTCGAGCACGGCCACCTGGCCGTCGGTGCGACGGTACAGCACCACTTTCTGGTTGCAGATGGTGCGCGGCAGCAGCGCATGACGCACTTCGACGTCGTAGGCGGCGGCATACCAAGCGTTGAGTGGAAAGGCGGTCGTGGGCGTTTTCATGAATACTCAATGTATACAGAAACACGGAAATTTCCAGCAATTTTGGGCATTTATAGGGAAAACACCGAGATATCTGTATACAGCAATCGGCATTTCGATAGCGATACGATGTCCGGCCAGTTCCCCTCATCACGACGGAGTCATCCATGTCACAGCACGCCGCCCTGCCCGCCCGCTTCGACCACGTGGGCAGTTTCCTGCGCCCCAAATACCTGCTCGAAGCGCGCGAGCAGAAGGCCAAGGGCGAGATCACGCCCGAACAGCTTCGCCTGGTCGAAGACAAGGCCATCGCCGAGATCGTCAAGTTCCAGGAAGACATCGGCCTGAAGAGCATCACCGACGGCGAATTCCGCCGCACCTATTTCCACATCGACTTCCTCGACCAGCTCGGTGGCGTGAAGACCGACATCCCGGTCACCATCCGCAAGCCCGACGGCACCGAGGAACTCGCGCCGCCCGCGATGCGCGTGATCGACAAGGTCCGCCACGTCAAGGACATCCAGCTTGCCGACTTCCAGTACCTCAGGAGCCAGGTGTCGGCGGGCAACACGCCCAAGGTGACGATCCCTTCGCCCACCATGCTGCACTTCCGCGGCGGCCGCGCCGGCATCAGCAAGGACGCCTACCCCGAGCTCGACCCGGCGTTCTACGACGACGTGGCCAAGGCCTATGGCGACGAACTGCGCTCGCTGGCCGCCGCCGGCTGCACCTACGTGCAGATGGACGACACCAACCTCGCCTACCTGTGCGACGAGCACATGCGCGAAGCCGCCCGCAAGCGCGGCGACGACCCGAACGAGCTGCCGCACCGCTACGCCGCCTTCATCAACAAGGTGGTCGCGCAGAAGCCGCCGGGCATGCTGCTGGCCATGCACCTGTGCCGCGGCAACTTCAAGAGCACGCACGCCGCCGCCGGCAACTACGAGCCCGTGGCCGAGGCGCTGCTCAAGGAGATGGACCTGGACGCCTACTTCATGGAGTACGACGACGCGCGCTCGGGCGACTTCAAGCCGCTGCGCTACCTGCCCAAGGGCAAGACGGTGGTGCTCGGCCTGGTGACCACCAAGTTCGGCGAGATGGAAGACAAGGACGAACTCAAGCGCCGCATCGAGGACGCCGCCAAGTACGCCTCGCTCGACCAGCTCGCGCTGTCGCCGCAGTGCGGCTTCTCCAGCACCGTGCACGGCAACAACATCGCGGTGGAAGCGCAGCGCAACAAGCTGCGCCTGGTGATCGAGACCGCGCAGGAAGTCTGGGGCTCGACCTGACGCACCGTTTCTGTTGAAGTCGGGGGCCATGACGACTCACATCTACTCCGGCCCCCTCAGCATGTTCGGCGCCAAGGTCGAGATCGCGGCGCGCGAAAAAGGCATCGCCTTCGAACTGGTCATGGTGCCGTTCATCGAAGGCGACGCCTACGAGCCCAAGCACCCCGAGGTGCTGCGCGTGAACCCGGTCAAGCAGCAGGTGCCGGTGCTGGTCGACGACATCGACGGCGGGGTCTCGCTCTTCGACTCGACCCAGATCTTCGAGTACCTCGAAGACCGCTACCCGGCTCCCGCGCTGTGGCCCGAAGGCATTGCCGACCGGGCCCGCGCGCGGCAGCTGGAGCAGAAGTCCGACGAGGTCTTCTTCCCCAACGTCATCAAACTCTTCGGCCTGCAGGATGCGATGCAGAGCGCGCCCGCCGTCGCGGCCTGCGCCGCATGCGCGCGCTACTACGACGAGATGGAAGGCCTGCTGGCCACGCGCGAATACCTCGCGGGGCCCTACGGCTTCGCCGACATCGCCTTCTACATGGCCTGCGTGTTCGCCGACCGCAAGGGCGCGGGCATGAGCGCCGCCACGCCGCGCCTGCTGGCATGGCGCACCCGCGTGGGCGAGCGGCCCGCGGTGCGCGCGGTGGTCGACCCGATGATGCAGTTCCTCGCCTCGCAAGGGCGCGGCGTACCGGCCTTCCTGCAACGCTGATTCCGCGCTGACGCATCATTGCGCCATGCCGCACAACACCCGCTTCGACTGGCTGCCCTCTCCTTCGCAGCATTTTCTCGTCGTGACGTTCGCGCTGCTGGTCTATGTGCTGACCACGCGCGCGCGCCGCGAGCAGCGCGCCCCCACCACGGCCATCGCCTGGGTCATGGGGCTGGTGCTGATGCCCTATTTCATCCTGCCGATGTACCTGCTGTTCGGCCAGCGCAAGCTGCGCCCGGCGGGCTCGCCCCGGCCGCCGCGCTCGGTGCCGCCGGGCCACTGGGCCGCCGACCTGATCGAGAGCTTCGGCCTGGCGCCGCCGGGCCGCTCGGCCATTCGCATGCATGCCGACGGCGAGGCCGCGCGCGAAGCGCTCTGGCAGGTGATCGACGGCGCGCAGGAGCGCATCGACGTGTGCACCTTCATCATCGGCGACGACGCGCTCGGCCACGCCGTGATCGAGCGGCTGGCCAGGCGCGCGCGCGACGGCGTCAAGGTGCGCGTGCTGCTCGACGGCTTCGGCGCGCTGTCGCTGCCGCGCCATCACTTCGACCGGCTGCGCGCGGCGGGCGGCGAGGTGGCGGTGTTCCGCCCCTTCTTCAGCCTGCGCCGCATCGGCCCGCGCAACCTGCGCAACCACCGCAAGTTCACCATCGCGGACGACGGCTGGCTCTGGTCGGGCGGGCGCAACCTCGCGGGCGAGTACTTCACCGGCAACGAAAAGCACCCCGAGGCCTGGCGCGACCTGTCCTTCGACCTGCGCGGCAGCGTGGCCGCGGCGGCGGCGCGCCAGTTCGACCACGACTGGAGTTCGGTGCGCCCGCGCAAGGCCCGCGCGATCACCGCCGACGACGTGCCCGAAGGCCCCGGCACCGCCATGGCCCAGTTCCTGCCGAGCGGCCCCGACCAGACCGAGGACACCGCGCATGCCCTGCTGATCGACGCCTGCTTCCGCGCCGAGCACCGCGTGCTGGCGATCACGCCCTACTTCGTGCCCGGTGACGGCCTGCGCGACGCGCTGCGTCTGGCCGCGCGGCGCGGCGTGCAGGTGACCATCGCGATGCCCGCGCAGTCGAACCACCGGCTGGCCGACTTCGTGCGCGCCCGCGCCATGCGCGACCTGGCCCGCGCGGGCGTGAGCTTTCGCATGCTGCCCTTCATGGCGCACGCCAAGGCGGTGGTGGTCGACGACGAACTGGCGATGTGCGGCTCCATCAACCTCGACCTGCGCAGCCTGCTGCTGAACCACGAGGCGGCGGTGGTGTTCTACGGCGCCGAAGAAATCGAATGGCTGGCCGAATGGATCGAGACCACCGCCTCGGCCGGCGAGCCCTACCGCGCGCGCAGGCCCGGGCTGATGCGCGACGTGGCCGAAGGGCTGCTGCTCACGGTAGCCTTTCAGCTGTAATCTTGGGTGCATAAATGCAACAAAATTGCAACAATCAGAACGTGAGCACTAAAATACCCACCGGTTTCGGTAGTTGACAGGCTTGCCTGGCCCCTGATTTCCCAGTCATCGGTCGGTCTCGAACGGATTCCCGCAACCCTCCGCCTTGCGGAGAAGCCCGCCCGGGACGCCGCCGCACGGCGACCCGAAGCGCCGTCCGTTCGAGTTCCGTGCCCCGGCCACCCGGGGAAATCCGATGCGAGCCTTCTTCTCGCCGCGCGCATTTGCGAATCTCGCGAAACTGGTTCTTTCGCTGCCAGTTCTCATCGCGCTTTTCGGAATGACGCCTGCTTTGGCCGCCATGGACGAAGTCGGCCGCGCCGCCCCCAGCACCCATCGCCTGAAGTTCTTCGTCGACCCCGAGCTGGCCGCCGACATCGGCGCCGCCGAGGCAGGGCGTCGGCTCGCCCAGTACGTGGCCGACGTCAACACCGTCTTCACCCGCGAGACGGTGCGCAGCTTCGTCTTCGACCCCGCCACCGACCTGCAGCTGGTGGCGCCCACGGCCGCGCCTGCGTGCAGCTACAACGGCCTCGTGAACGGCGAGGTGGTGGTCTGCGTCACCAAGTCGACCCGCGGCTACAGCCACGGCGGCCTGTCGACCAGCTGGACCTTTCCGCAGAAGGGCGTGACCTGGAACCTCAACTGGATCGCCATCCACGACCCGCTGCGCCTGTCGCGCGCCATCACGCCCGCGGCGCCTGAATCCACAGAGAAGGACTACCTCGGCCGCCAGCTCAAGACCCTGCTGCACGAGCTGGAGCATGTGTTCGGCGCCGGCGCGGGCGAGTACTACAACGGCATCGCCGTGGCCGACACCACCGGCATCGCGCCCATCACCGACCTCGCGCTGTCGAACGACACCGACCGCTACTGGTGGACCCGCCAGAGCTGGCGGCTCGACCCGCTGCTGGGCACCGTCTTCGAGCAGCGCCGCGACCCCGCCGCCAACCGCGTCGCGACGCTGGACATGATCCGCTTCACCGCCGGCACCAAGGCCAACATCGACACCGACTGGACCGACTGGCCCAAGCTCGGCAGTTCGAAGTTCATGGCCGCCACCACCGCCACCCAGGTGCGCGTGACCGACCGCGACAGCGGCGCGGCGCTGCCGGGCGCGCAGGTCACGGTGTGGCGCAACCCCGGCGGCCAGAAGCCGCTGGTGCTGCTGGTGACGGGCGTGGCCGATGCGTCGGGCCGCTTCCAGTTCGATTGGGAATGCGGCTTCAGCTGCTTCGCGGTCGGCAAGTCGACGCTGCTGGTCAAGGCCAATGCGCCGGGCCGCGCGCCGGGCGCGAGCTGGTTTACCATCTTCGACGCCTTCGAGCAGAAAGCGGTGCAGGGCCAGCCGATGTTCACCATCGACCTGGCGCTGGGCAACGCGGACACCACGCCGCCGACCGTCTCGGTGTCGGCGCCGGCCACCGCCACGGTGGGCCAGCCCACCACCATCGCGCCGGCTGTGGTCGACAACGTGGGCGTCTTCGGCGTGAAGGTGCTGGGCCGCGACAGCATTCCGATCTGCACCTTCACCGCCCCGCCCTACACCTGCATCTGGACACCGACGAGCCCCGGCGTGCAGACGATCCGCGTGGTCGGCGTGGACGCGGCGGGCAACTCGGCGAGCGCGTCGGCCAACGTGATCGTGAATCCGCCGGAAGGCAGCACGCCGCCCGCGGTGGCCATGTCGGTGCCGCCCACCGCCTCGGCGAAGGCGCCGGTGCCGCTGGCGGCCAACGCGTCGAGCAACGTGGCCGAAGTGCGCTTCGTGGTGGACGGCAAGACCGTGTGCAGGCTGCAGGCCGCGCCCTACGCCTGCAGCTGGATGCCGCCCGCGGCCGGCTACGCGAACATCGAGGCCCGCGCCACCGACGCCTGGGGCAACGTCGCCAGCGTGTCGGCGCTCACGCGCGTGACGCCTTAGCCTTTTTGGCCTTGGGCGCCAGCGCCTCCGGAATCGGCGTGTTGGTGAAGCTCACGTTGCCCAGCCCGGTGCCGATGGTCAGCACGCCCCAGTGCTTCACGTCGCGCATGAAGGGCAGCTCGCTCAGGCCCTGCACCACCGCGTCGTTGTGCATCAGCACCAGCATCGGGTCGGCGCCCAGCGTCAGCATGCGGCGCCATACCGCCGTCGGCAGGTGGAAGGCATGGCTTTCCCAGTCGCCCGGCAGATTCTGCGCGCCGCGCGCGATGGAGCCGTCGGGACGGATCAGCCCCGGACAGCCGATGCCCACGAAGGGCGCGAGCCGGATCTTCTTGCGCTCGCTGTAGCGCACCATGTCCATCAGCATGTCCGCGATGTGCTCGACCATGTTGCTGCGGTTGGGGCCTTCGTCGGCATGGCGCCATTTCTCGCGCCGCACCACCTCCGCGCGGGAGAAGTCGTGCGCCTTGCGGTAGCGCGTCTTCACGATGCCGCAGCGCACGTTGGTGCCGCCGATGTCGACCGCGAGGATCGCGTCGTACTTGCGCAGCAGCGCGGGCGGCGTGAGGTGCACCCAGCCGATCAGGCCGCCGTCGTCCACGTTGTGCGAGAGCCGCCCCATCTGCACGTGCAGGCCCAGCTCTTCCAGGATGGCGGCCGTCTGCAACACCGCGCGCTCGCCGACGTCGCTCTCGGGAAAGCCGCCGCCGATCACGATGCGCTCGACCTTCTGCCACGAGGGCTGGCGCAGGAAGCGCTGGATCACCGACGCCAGTTCTTCGGTGAACTCCTCGATCACGCCGTGCATCACGTCGCCGGCCTCGGAGGCCTTCTTCGCGCTCAGCACGCGGTCGAGTGTCTTCTTGCTCAGGTCGCGCGAGTGAAGCTCGCCGAGCGGGTCCTTGCCGTTCTTGCGGCGGCGCTTGCGCCAGCGCTCGAGCAGTTCCCTGAAAGCCGTCTGGCTCGCCTGGTCGCCGACGAAGCCGTCCTTGTCGCGCAACTGGAGGCTGTAGCCCTCGACATGCACGCCGGGGAGTTCGCGCAGGCCGTGCACGTCGGTGGCGGGCAATGGGTCGGGGTGGGGAGTGTCGGGCTTCGGGGGTTTGGACTTCATGGCATCGATGGTGCGCGCGCGGCGCCCCACGGCCCATCGGTTGCGCGCACGACGGCGTGTAGGAGATTGGCGGGTACGCCAGGCCGGGCGATGTCTATAAACTGGCCGCGATGCATCTGCCCCGTTGCCTCCACCGCCTTGCCCTGCTGCTCACGCTCGCCTGGCTGGCCATGGCGCCCGCCGCGCATGCCGCGGACGACACGCTGCGCGTGGGCTCCAAGCGCTTCACCGAGTCGTACATCCTGGCCGAGCTGCTGGCGCAGACCGCCGCGCCGCACACCGCGTCGCCGCCCGTCGTGCGGCAGGGCCTGGGCAACACGGCCATCGTGTACGAGGCGCTGCGCTCGGGCGCGATCGACCTGTATGCCGAATACACCGGCACCATCGCGCAGGAAATCCTCAAGGGCTCGCCGGCGGAGTCGCGCGAGGCCATGAACGCCGCGCTCGCACCCATGGGCCTGGGCGTGGCGATTCCGCTGGGCTTCAACGACGGCTATGCGCTCGCGGTGCGCGCGGCCGATGCCGACCGGCTGGGCCTGCGCACGCTGAGCGACCTGGCGAAGCACCCTGAACTCAAGCTCGGCCTGTCCAACGAGTTCATCGGCCGCGCCGACGGCTGGAAAGGGCTGGCCGAGCGCTACGGCTTCAAGCAGACACCCACGGGCCTGGACCACGGGCTGGCCTACGACGCCATAGCGGCAAAGCAGATCGACGCGATAGACATCTACACCACCGACGCAAAGATCGACCACCTGGGCCTGCGCGTGCTGGAGGACGACAGGAAGTACTTTCCGCGCTATGACGCGGTGGTGCTCTACAAGCTCGACCTGCCCCAGCGGCTGCCCGAAGCATGGGCCGCGCTGAAGACGCTGGAAGGCAAGGTCGACGAGCACGCGATGATCGCGATGAACGCCCGCGCCGAACTGCAGAGCGTGCCCTTCGATGCGATTGCGCGCGACTTCCTCGCGGGCGCCGGGAAGGAAGCGAAGGAAGCGCGGCGCGGCTTCACGGCCAAGCTGTTCGGCCCCGACTTGTGGAAGCTCGCGCGGCAGCATCTGTTTCTGGTGGCGCTGTCGGTGGGCATCGCG
This region includes:
- a CDS encoding ABC transporter substrate-binding protein, which encodes MQRRHLIQTAALSALALSMSLASAQDNKFKIGLILPMTGQSASTGRQIEAAARLYMAQNGDTVAGKKVELIVKDDTGLPDVTKRLAQELVVNDKVNVLAGFGLTPLALAVAPIATQSKTPEVVMAAATSSITEASPYIIRSSFTLPQVSVAMGDWAPKNGVKTVVTLVADYGPGNDAEKFFSERFVLNGGKVIEKLRVPLRNPDFAPFLQKVRDAKPDALFVFVPSGAGAAVMKQFLERGMDKAGIKMIATGDVTDDDQLNDMGDGALGVVTSHHYSAAHPSAMNKKFVEAFEKANPKMRPNFMAVGGYDGMRVIYEALKTTKGQGGGEALLAAMKGQVFESPRGQVLIDAQTRDIVQDVYLRKVEKKDGQLYNVEFDVIKSVKDPGKAK
- a CDS encoding PDR/VanB family oxidoreductase: MKSDLQWMQAQVVALRDVTPTVREFELRPDDGFAGAYEPGAHLQVQVMTAQGKLQTRSYSLVGEGDGRCWRIAVKRLDDGRGGSLAMWRLVEGDRLQVSAPQNHFALDMSAPGYLLVAGGTGITPLVLMAQRLGEHARRASVPVKMLYGARNADEFGYLAHLREALGEHVEAHEGSAPIDFAAAIAALPPGGQLYTCGPVPMLEALKRAWHAAGRPIEDLRFETFGSSGRLATQAFQVRIPRHDLAITVPADCTLLEALDAAGVQTLWDCKRGECGLCAMDVIAVDGEVDHRDVFLSEHEKAAATRICACVSRAVGTLTLDSAYRADS
- a CDS encoding GntR family transcriptional regulator, with translation MRAAVVSSAAEQQPADSGSSQAVKAQLRLREMILAGDLPGGARIAEVAISEQLGVSRTPVRTALMRLEQEGLLEALPNGGYAVRTFSERDVADAIELRGTLEGLVARLAAERGAAPVVLREARACLQRIDELLREPALDDAAFSRYVTHNERFHALLCEMAGSPVIAQQLERVVNLPFASPSGFVIVQANSPAARDMLVIAQDQHVQVLDAIESGEGSRAEALMREHSRIARRNLREALHGTPTAEQRPLPGVQLIRRRG
- a CDS encoding aromatic ring-hydroxylating dioxygenase subunit alpha; translated protein: MKTPTTAFPLNAWYAAAYDVEVRHALLPRTICNQKVVLYRRTDGQVAVLEDACWHRLMPLSLGRLEGDELVCGYHGLVYNSQGRCTHMPSQETLNPSACVRSFPVVEKHRFVWIWPGDPAKADPALVPDMHWNDDPAWAGDGKMIRVNCDYRLVVDNLMDLTHETFVHGSSIGNREVAEAPFVATHGDRSATVTRWMESIDPPPFWGGQIRHARGYTGKVDRWQIIRFEGPCTVNIDVGVAEAGSGAVPKNGNPGDRSKGVNGYVLNTITPETDKTCLYFWAFSRNYCLGEQRLTHELREGVSGIFREDELVLEAQQKAMDEHPDHKFYNLNIDAGSMWARKLIDRMIEKEKPARAAISIRPAEQPGEKQAA
- a CDS encoding 5-methyltetrahydropteroyltriglutamate--homocysteine S-methyltransferase, which produces MSQHAALPARFDHVGSFLRPKYLLEAREQKAKGEITPEQLRLVEDKAIAEIVKFQEDIGLKSITDGEFRRTYFHIDFLDQLGGVKTDIPVTIRKPDGTEELAPPAMRVIDKVRHVKDIQLADFQYLRSQVSAGNTPKVTIPSPTMLHFRGGRAGISKDAYPELDPAFYDDVAKAYGDELRSLAAAGCTYVQMDDTNLAYLCDEHMREAARKRGDDPNELPHRYAAFINKVVAQKPPGMLLAMHLCRGNFKSTHAAAGNYEPVAEALLKEMDLDAYFMEYDDARSGDFKPLRYLPKGKTVVLGLVTTKFGEMEDKDELKRRIEDAAKYASLDQLALSPQCGFSSTVHGNNIAVEAQRNKLRLVIETAQEVWGST
- a CDS encoding glutathione S-transferase family protein produces the protein MTTHIYSGPLSMFGAKVEIAAREKGIAFELVMVPFIEGDAYEPKHPEVLRVNPVKQQVPVLVDDIDGGVSLFDSTQIFEYLEDRYPAPALWPEGIADRARARQLEQKSDEVFFPNVIKLFGLQDAMQSAPAVAACAACARYYDEMEGLLATREYLAGPYGFADIAFYMACVFADRKGAGMSAATPRLLAWRTRVGERPAVRAVVDPMMQFLASQGRGVPAFLQR
- a CDS encoding phospholipase D-like domain-containing protein, with translation MPHNTRFDWLPSPSQHFLVVTFALLVYVLTTRARREQRAPTTAIAWVMGLVLMPYFILPMYLLFGQRKLRPAGSPRPPRSVPPGHWAADLIESFGLAPPGRSAIRMHADGEAAREALWQVIDGAQERIDVCTFIIGDDALGHAVIERLARRARDGVKVRVLLDGFGALSLPRHHFDRLRAAGGEVAVFRPFFSLRRIGPRNLRNHRKFTIADDGWLWSGGRNLAGEYFTGNEKHPEAWRDLSFDLRGSVAAAAARQFDHDWSSVRPRKARAITADDVPEGPGTAMAQFLPSGPDQTEDTAHALLIDACFRAEHRVLAITPYFVPGDGLRDALRLAARRGVQVTIAMPAQSNHRLADFVRARAMRDLARAGVSFRMLPFMAHAKAVVVDDELAMCGSINLDLRSLLLNHEAAVVFYGAEEIEWLAEWIETTASAGEPYRARRPGLMRDVAEGLLLTVAFQL
- a CDS encoding Ig-like domain-containing protein encodes the protein MDEVGRAAPSTHRLKFFVDPELAADIGAAEAGRRLAQYVADVNTVFTRETVRSFVFDPATDLQLVAPTAAPACSYNGLVNGEVVVCVTKSTRGYSHGGLSTSWTFPQKGVTWNLNWIAIHDPLRLSRAITPAAPESTEKDYLGRQLKTLLHELEHVFGAGAGEYYNGIAVADTTGIAPITDLALSNDTDRYWWTRQSWRLDPLLGTVFEQRRDPAANRVATLDMIRFTAGTKANIDTDWTDWPKLGSSKFMAATTATQVRVTDRDSGAALPGAQVTVWRNPGGQKPLVLLVTGVADASGRFQFDWECGFSCFAVGKSTLLVKANAPGRAPGASWFTIFDAFEQKAVQGQPMFTIDLALGNADTTPPTVSVSAPATATVGQPTTIAPAVVDNVGVFGVKVLGRDSIPICTFTAPPYTCIWTPTSPGVQTIRVVGVDAAGNSASASANVIVNPPEGSTPPAVAMSVPPTASAKAPVPLAANASSNVAEVRFVVDGKTVCRLQAAPYACSWMPPAAGYANIEARATDAWGNVASVSALTRVTP